The following proteins come from a genomic window of Sesamum indicum cultivar Zhongzhi No. 13 linkage group LG10, S_indicum_v1.0, whole genome shotgun sequence:
- the LOC105172026 gene encoding uncharacterized protein LOC105172026 gives MGKYAELLDAGVRIACRFHSHCPQTARMYYHPPPPNDDAHHHQHDGVSTGGATKEEAAALLGRFGSMGAAPARIDITDFILYTIA, from the coding sequence ATGGGGAAGTATGCGGAGCTTTTGGATGCGGGTGTTAGGATTGCTTGCAGATTCCATTCTCACTGCCCCCAGACTGCCCGGATGTATTACCACCCTCCACCGCCCAATGACGACgcccaccaccaccagcatGATGGGGTCTCCACCGGCGGCGCTACGAAGGAGGAGGCTGCGGCTCTGCTGGGGCGGTTTGGGTCAATGGGTGCTGCCCCTGCCCGGATTGACATCACTGACTTCATTCTTTATACTATTGCCTGA